The genomic region CTGCCCCCGCAACCACGATGCCGTTCGTTCTGGAACGCCTCCCTACGCCGCTTTGCGAGCGCCGTTTCGGTCTAAAACCATGCTCATTCTCCCGCGCTCGAAGGCGCGACCGGTGCGAAGGCTTGCGTGTTCTTCTGCACGAACTCCCGAACGCTCATCGGAGGTATACCGGTCAGCCCTTCAACATCTTCACTGAACCGATCGTACCGGTTGTCCCGGTGGAGCCGGGCCATCGTCACGACGTGCGAGATAACATGAGATGGCATCCCGAAGGCGGCGAGTTGCTCCTTCATCATTTCGGGGGAACGTCAACATATGTGATCGTGCGGCCAGACATTTACCGCGAATATCCGGCCTATAGTATTGAGCAGCAGCTGGGCGGCGAGAATTGCTGTTGTGCCGGTGTGATCGTAGTCGGGAGCGACTTCGACGAGGTCGATGCCAACGATGCTGCCACGCTTTGCAAGACCGGCAATCAATTCCAGCACTTCATAGTAGATGAAGCCTCCATGGCTGGGTGTGCCGGTGCCGGGTGCAATCGATGGATCGAAGCCGTCGATGTCGATGGAGAGGTAATAGCGTTTGCCTGCTGGAATACGCTCGAGAACCGCATCTACGCCAAGTTTGCGGATCTGGCGCACGGACAGGATGTCCGACCCCTGGGCGCGGGCATGGTCGTAGCCTTCCTTGGCGGTGGATGACACATTGCGGATGCCGAGCTGCGTCATGCCAGTCACCCAGGGCTTTTCCGAAGCACGACGCATCGGGCTGCCGTGGCCGAAGCGTACGCCGTGGCGCTCATCGACGAAATCGAGATGCGCATCGAACTGCACGAGATGGACAGGTTCCTGATCGCTGAAGGCGTTGATGCAGGGGATGTTAATGGAATGATCGCCGCCAAGCACAACCGGGAGCGCGCCTGCCGAAAGGATCTTGCGAACACCGATCTCGATATTGGCATGGCTCGAAGCAGTGTCGGTGTGAATGATATCTGCATCGCCGATATCGACGATCCTGACACCTTCGAGATACGTCACGTCGTCCTCGTGATCGTAGGCACCGGCGTGGCCGAAGGCAAACAGAGTGGACGCTTCGCGGATGCTCCTTGGCCCGAAGCGGGCGCCGGACCGCCACTGCGTACCGAAATCGAACGGTGCGCCGAGGATCGCGACAACGGCGTCGATCTGGTCCCAGTTCTCGACATAAGGGCTCTTGGCAAAAGTGGAAATGCCGACGAAGGGCAGGTTAAGCCGGCCTTTATCGTATCCGTGAGCAGCCATGATCGTTCCTTTCAAGCTATCAAAGTGCGCGTTCGCGCCAGGTCTGGAGAAATTGAGAAAGACGTTCGTTTTTCGGGGTGGCGAAAAGCGTTTGCGGCGGGCCTTCCTCGACAATGCGGCCGCTATCCATGAACACGACGCGGCTGGCCGCATGGGCGGCAAAGCCCATCTCGTGGGTGACGATGATCATGGTCATTCCCTCCGCCGCGAGTGTCTTCATGACCGAAAGCACTTCGCCCACCAGTTCCGGGTCGAGCGCCGAGGTGGGTTCGTCGAAAAGCATCGCCTTCGGCCGGACTGCCAGCGCGCGGGCAATGGCCACGCGCTGTTTTTGTCCCCCGGACAGGCTTTCGGGACAGCGATCCGCGAAGGTGGAAAGCCCGACCTTCTCCAGCATCGCCCGCCCTGTTTCCTCTGCCTGCTTTCGTGGCACGCCATGTGCCAGCCGAAGCGCCAGGGTCACATTGTCGAGCACGCTCATGTGCGGCCAGAGGTGGAAGTGCTGGAACACCATGCCAAGGGGCCCGCGCGCTTTCGCCAGTTCCCTCGCACCGGCCCGTTCCCGTCCGAGTGGCGTTTCCCGCCAGCCAATCAGCTTTCCGAAAACCTGCACGTCGCCGCCGTCATAAGGATCGAGAAAGGCGATGGAGCGCAACAGCGTGCTCTTGCCCGAACCGGAGGGGCCGATGATGCAGGTAACATCGCCGGCATGAACATCGAGGTCGATGCCGGTCAGCACCCTCTTGTCGCCGAAATGCTTTTGAAGTCCGCGCACCGAGATCGCAGCTTTACTTGCGGTCATATTAGGAGCCTTTCGCCGTAAAGCGTCGCTCTGCATAAAAGCCGAGACGCGCGATAGTTTCGACGAGCGCCCAGTAGAGGAGGGCGATGGTAAGATAAGGGGTGACGACAGCGAAGGTGATGGAGCTGATCGTACCTGCGACCTTTGTCAGTTCACCAAGCGTGATGACCGAAAGCACGGCAGATTCCTTGACCAGATTGATTGTCTGCCCGACGCAGGCAGGAAGCGTGACCCGCAATGCCTGGGGCAGTTCGATATTGAGAAAGCTCTGGCCCGGTGTCAGGCCAAGCATTTCGGCGGCTTCCCGCTCACCCTTCTGTATCGCACTGAAGCCGGCACGAAAGATTTCCGCAAACGGTCCGGCTCCATAAAGCCCGAGACCGACGATGCCGGCGACGTGGGGGCTCAGCAGCAAACCGAACTGCGGGCCCCCGTAATAGAGGAGGAACAACACCAGCGCGAGAGGTGCGCCACGCGCAAATTCGATGTAACCGCGGGCCGGAATCGCAATGAGCCGAAAGCGGCTGCGCAATGCAAGTGCAAGAAAAATGCCGACGATTACGGAAATGAAGATGCCGAGCAGTGAAACAGCAATCGTAGTGGCAAGACCCGCCGCGTAGAGTGGAATATCGTTGACGAAACCCGACATTATCGTTTCGCCTCCCGTGACAGGTGGCGCTCCAGCAAAAGGCCAATACACGCCAGAACTGCGCCGATGATCACGTAAAGCAACAATGCCGAGGCATAAGCCTCAAGGGGACGAAACGTCGATGCGGCGACCTGCTGCGCCCGGCGGGTAATGTCGGTGACGGCGATCACCGATACCAGCGAGGAGTTTTTCACCAGAGCCTGCATTTCCCCGATCAGGGCTGGCAGCATCAGGCGTATCGCCTGAGGCGCTTCGATCCTGAAAAACGTCTGGCTTGCGGACAGACCGAGCATGCTGGCAGCCTCGATGTGGCCTCGCGGGATCGCTTGCAGTCCGGCGCGGTAGATCTCGGACTGGAAGGCTGCGGTGTTCAATGCCAGCGCCATTGTTGCGGCTAGCGTTGGTTCCAGCTCCAGCCCGAGAAATGGCAGTAGATAGAAGACGATCAGCAATTGCACGAGGATGGGCGTCCCCCGCCAGAAGGAGAGATAAAGTCCCGCCAGACGGCTTGGAACCCTGCCGCCGCGTGAAGCCGCGGCAAGGAGAATGGCCAGCGGCGCACCGAGAAGCAGCGCTGAAAAGCTGACCATAACGGTGGTGGTGAAGCCATCGAGAAGAGCTGGCCAGACACCTGCGAGTCCTCTGTCCACGACTGGACCTTACTCGCTAACGGCCAGTTTTTCCGGCAGTTCCATCGTCGCGCCGAACCACTTCTTCTGTAACTCCGCGAGCTTGCCGGATTTGTTCAGCTTGACCATTTCGGCGTCCATCAGCGCATTCAGCGAGGCGCTGTCGGGATCGTTGCGGCCAGCCCATGAGAAGTAAGTTTTGGCACCAAAGGTATGTAGTACGACTTCGAAGACATCGGGGCGTTGGCGGGTGGCTTCCAGCAGGTTCGGCAGCGAGTTGATGACGGCGCTGATACGGCCGGCCCCCAGATCGGCATAGGCCTCTGAAAAATCTGTATAGGTTGAAATGGTGACGTCGCCTTTGCCACCTGCCTTCAGTTCACCGGCGAATTTTTCAAGTGCGGCAAGCTGGGCCGAACCTGCCTGTGAACCGACCGGTTTACCGGCAATGTCTTCCGGCATGGCAATGTCGGTATCACCCTTGCGCTTCAGAACAGCCATCGTGGCATCGGCGATCGGTGCGGACAGATGATAAGCCTTCATGCGCTCCGGCGTGACCGTGACGGAGGTCACGACATAATCGAACCGGCCGGCGGCGAGACCCGGAAGGATGCCCTGCCAAGGCAGGTCGAGCCGCTTCAGTTCGACACCGGGCAGAGCCTTCATGACCTCTGCCATGATATCTGCGGAATAGCCAACAATCTTGCCGTCCTCGACAAATTCGAACGGCGCAAAGCGTGCTTCGGTAGCGACCGTGAAGACCTTATCCGTTTTGATTTTTTCGAGTAGCTCGGCCGCTTGGGCAACGGGCGCGGCCAACGCGATGGCAAATGCGGCGCCGATCAGAAGGCTTTTCGAATTCCGAATGACTTTCATAGTCCTGTTCCCCTGTTTTTCCGGGACCGTTTCGTGATCTCCGAAGACAAGGAAGCATGGACAATGCTACAAGAAAAATAGGAAACGTGTGGAGTTTACATCAAGATTATTAATGTAAGGACGCGCGGATGCTGCTTGCCCAATCCGACCTCAGGTCATTGACCGTGTTTCGGGCGGTCGTTGAACATAAGAGTTTTCTCGGTGCGCAGATCGCGCTGGGCCTCAGCCAGTCGGCGGTCAGTTTCCACATCAAGGCACTGGAAGATCGTCTGGGTTTCAAGCTGTGCCAGCGTGGCCGCTCGGGTTTTGAACTGACGGACCGTGGTGCAATCGTGCATGAGCGTTCAAAAGGGCTTTTTCTGGCACTCAATGCCTTCGAGAGCGACATCGGTGCACTCAAAAACCGCATTACCGGCACTCTAAGGCTCGGCCTCGTTGATAATACCATTACCGACAGCGACCTGCCCATCCACCGCGTGATCGCCCGTATCAGCGAACGGGCGCCCGAAGCGCGCGTTGAGCTGGCAATCGACACTCCGGACGCGCTTCTTTCGGAAATTGCCAATGGCGGTCTGGACATAGCATTGCTACCGGAAACGCAACCCTATCAGGGTCTGAAGCTCTCGCGGTTCCGGGAAGAAATCCATTCGCTTTACTGTGCCCAAGGGCACCCCCTCTTCCGGCAGGCGGAAGCCGAATTGACGATCGAGCACATCGAGACTTTCGATTTCGTTGTGCGGCCATACGCCAACATGCGTGAATTGCAGTTCTTCCCAAAAGCACGTGCGCGGGCCATTGCCTCCAACATGGAGGCGCAGGCAATGTTTGTGATGTCCGGACACTATCTTGGATACTTGCCGGACCACTATGCCCGCGATTGGGTGCAGAAAGGGCGTTTTAGACAGCTTATGCCGAACGAAACTCGTATTCATTCCACCTTCGTCATCGCGACGCGTTCTACGGAGAAACCGTCGACCATACTCGACTTCTTCATCCGTGAACTGGCAGGCATTGCCTCAGAGGCTGTACACATGGGACATTCTGTCGCCCCAGGAAATGCGACAAGAATGTAAGGCTATTACCGCATGATTAGGTTATATACCATCGACTGGATCTTCCCGATATCGCGGACGTGATTTTACTGATGAAACGATCGAAAATTGCGTGACAGCATTACAACCGCCCCCACAAATGGTTGAAGAAACTAACCACTGAAATGTCTTCGGGCCCGGGCACCGTCGTCATCAAGATTTTCTCTGCGGCAAACCGTATATCCGATGCCTCGTGCATACATTCTTTTTCTCTTCCTATTTTTCGCACAACTCCCAACAAAAGTTGGAATTTTGCGCCTGTGTTTTGCAACGCGCATTTTCACGCCGCTGCTCACGCAGCGATTTGCCGAAATCTATCCGGCTGTCCAGATCGAGATCGAACCGGCCATAGGGATTAACGTGGGCATAGATCAGCGGCGTGAGGCCGCGATAATCTTCCGGTGTCATGCGGCCGTGCCAGACTGGTTCGGCGAGCACCGTTTGCAGCACGCGCGTGTTCATATACTCACTGCAACGCTCCTCAATTTGGAGCGCAATGTCACAAGCCGGCGTTTGCCTGGTCAATCCCACAAGCGATGTTCCCACAACGTTCTTCGAGTTGGCCAAAATCGCAGCTTCGGGCCCACTGGGCCGATTTGGAAATCGATGCTGCCACCCCGGAAGAGAACGCAAGGCGCATTCTTCAGGCCTTTGGGCTCTTGTCTGTTGCATTAATGGTGAATTCTCGGACGGACTCTGAAGGCCCCGGCCTTGCGCCGGGCCTCAGTCGCCGCGCCGCCCGTTGGGGGCGGGACCAGATCAGCGAGAAGCCTTCGCCGTCCTCGTCGTCGTCGAGGTTGGCGTAGATCGGCGTTGAAGCTCGGATCGTCGGCCGAAGCTGTCGAGCAAGTTTGAGTTCCTCTCTTCGCGGCAATCCGTTCAAACGCTTCAACACGCCGCAGGGACGTTTGGATAAATCTGGAGCCAGGCCTTATAAGCAAAATTCATGGTCGAAATAATGATCGAGACGCCCCACTCCTAAATCTCGGCAGTATCATGCGGCCAGCTTTGGGATAGCATACTCGACCAATCGCAGGAATCGGGTGTTGCGAGCCCCCGCAAAGCCCCGGTGACGGGATCCGATTTGTTGTTGTTTCGCAAGGTCGCATGGGACGGGTGGCCAACGCCTCCACTGGACATCCGCACACCAACGAGCTGCGCGGTTCTCAGCGATGATGAGCGTAAGCGGAATCAGACATTCGCAAATGATGCACCTTCTCAGGTCATCCTGAGCCCCGCGATAGGTTTCAGGAGGCCTCCATGACATTAGAGCATGTCGACGCGGAGGCTCCATTTTTTTGGAAACGGATATCGCTTCATGTGCTGTTGTGGCGGATAGGCAAAGCACCCCGGGGCGCCAAGCAAGTCTTAGACAGGAGGCCCTTCAGGCGGAGAGCGCGGTGCTGCAGCCTTCGGCGATCTTGCTGTCGGCTGAGGTTTGTCCTGGCATGGTTGCCCATCCGCCGGCTTCGATGAACTGGCGCTTCTTATAGCTGTCTGGAAGAGCCTTAAATTCAACCAATTTTGCGGCGGCATCCGTCGCACTGTTGAACCGGTCAACGCATATGGCGGATGCAAGTTCCCCACGTGCAGTTTCGCCCGCAGTTGCCGCTGCTTTGAGAGAAGTGCCGCCCGTCACCCAGCCCCCCCAGTTAAATCCGACGATGATCGTGGCGACTGCAGTGACGACACAAGCCCAGACGAGGATGGTCTTCGACGGCTGATAGCTGTCGAAACGTTGGAAAATCGATGTTTTGCTGCTGCTCTGCATGGCCATTGGAATTCTCCTTGCCGATGTTGTTTGGTTCACCGCTGCGGCCGTCCTGGCCGAGCGGCTCAGGCACTGTCCTCAGTATCCCATGCCACCCATGCCGACGTTTCCGGCCGGCGGCGCAGATTCTCTTGCGGGAATATCGGCGATCACCGCTTCGGCGGTAATCAGAAGTGCTGCGATCGAGCCGGCGTCTTGCAAAGCGGTCCGCACCACCTTGGCAGGATCGATAATGCCAGCCTTGATCATATCGACATAGGTCTCCGTCTGTGCGTCGAACCCCTGGTTATGATCCGTGCTCTCGGCGAGTTTACCAATAACGATAGAGCCCTCGACACCGGCGTTGTCGGCGATCTGTCGGATCGGGGCTTCCAGCGCCCTCAGCACGACCGAAATCCCCGCCGTCACGTCGGCGTTTTCTGCAGCTAGCCCTGCCAGAACCGACTTGGCGCGCAACAGGGCGACGCCTCCGCCCGGAACGATACCCTCCTCGACCGCCGCGCGGGTGGCGTTCAGGGCATCGTCGATGCGGTCCTTCTTCTCCTTGACTTCAATTTCGGTCGAGCCGCCGACGCGTATCACCGCAACGCCGCCGGCGAGTTTTGCAAGGCGTTCTTGCAGCTTTTCCTTGTCGTAGTCGGAGGTGGTTTCCTCGATCTGCGCCTTAATCTGGCTGATGCGTCGAGCGATCTCAGATTTTTCACCTGCGCCGTCTATGATCGTGGTGGTATCCTTTTCGATCAGCG from Rhizobium gallicum bv. gallicum R602sp harbors:
- the speB gene encoding agmatinase produces the protein MAAHGYDKGRLNLPFVGISTFAKSPYVENWDQIDAVVAILGAPFDFGTQWRSGARFGPRSIREASTLFAFGHAGAYDHEDDVTYLEGVRIVDIGDADIIHTDTASSHANIEIGVRKILSAGALPVVLGGDHSINIPCINAFSDQEPVHLVQFDAHLDFVDERHGVRFGHGSPMRRASEKPWVTGMTQLGIRNVSSTAKEGYDHARAQGSDILSVRQIRKLGVDAVLERIPAGKRYYLSIDIDGFDPSIAPGTGTPSHGGFIYYEVLELIAGLAKRGSIVGIDLVEVAPDYDHTGTTAILAAQLLLNTIGRIFAVNVWPHDHIC
- a CDS encoding amino acid ABC transporter ATP-binding protein; amino-acid sequence: MTASKAAISVRGLQKHFGDKRVLTGIDLDVHAGDVTCIIGPSGSGKSTLLRSIAFLDPYDGGDVQVFGKLIGWRETPLGRERAGARELAKARGPLGMVFQHFHLWPHMSVLDNVTLALRLAHGVPRKQAEETGRAMLEKVGLSTFADRCPESLSGGQKQRVAIARALAVRPKAMLFDEPTSALDPELVGEVLSVMKTLAAEGMTMIIVTHEMGFAAHAASRVVFMDSGRIVEEGPPQTLFATPKNERLSQFLQTWRERAL
- a CDS encoding amino acid ABC transporter permease; its protein translation is MDRGLAGVWPALLDGFTTTVMVSFSALLLGAPLAILLAAASRGGRVPSRLAGLYLSFWRGTPILVQLLIVFYLLPFLGLELEPTLAATMALALNTAAFQSEIYRAGLQAIPRGHIEAASMLGLSASQTFFRIEAPQAIRLMLPALIGEMQALVKNSSLVSVIAVTDITRRAQQVAASTFRPLEAYASALLLYVIIGAVLACIGLLLERHLSREAKR
- a CDS encoding amino acid ABC transporter permease is translated as MSGFVNDIPLYAAGLATTIAVSLLGIFISVIVGIFLALALRSRFRLIAIPARGYIEFARGAPLALVLFLLYYGGPQFGLLLSPHVAGIVGLGLYGAGPFAEIFRAGFSAIQKGEREAAEMLGLTPGQSFLNIELPQALRVTLPACVGQTINLVKESAVLSVITLGELTKVAGTISSITFAVVTPYLTIALLYWALVETIARLGFYAERRFTAKGS
- a CDS encoding LysR family transcriptional regulator, whose translation is MLLAQSDLRSLTVFRAVVEHKSFLGAQIALGLSQSAVSFHIKALEDRLGFKLCQRGRSGFELTDRGAIVHERSKGLFLALNAFESDIGALKNRITGTLRLGLVDNTITDSDLPIHRVIARISERAPEARVELAIDTPDALLSEIANGGLDIALLPETQPYQGLKLSRFREEIHSLYCAQGHPLFRQAEAELTIEHIETFDFVVRPYANMRELQFFPKARARAIASNMEAQAMFVMSGHYLGYLPDHYARDWVQKGRFRQLMPNETRIHSTFVIATRSTEKPSTILDFFIRELAGIASEAVHMGHSVAPGNATRM
- a CDS encoding transporter substrate-binding domain-containing protein, with protein sequence MKVIRNSKSLLIGAAFAIALAAPVAQAAELLEKIKTDKVFTVATEARFAPFEFVEDGKIVGYSADIMAEVMKALPGVELKRLDLPWQGILPGLAAGRFDYVVTSVTVTPERMKAYHLSAPIADATMAVLKRKGDTDIAMPEDIAGKPVGSQAGSAQLAALEKFAGELKAGGKGDVTISTYTDFSEAYADLGAGRISAVINSLPNLLEATRQRPDVFEVVLHTFGAKTYFSWAGRNDPDSASLNALMDAEMVKLNKSGKLAELQKKWFGATMELPEKLAVSE